In Candidatus Poribacteria bacterium, the following are encoded in one genomic region:
- a CDS encoding adenylyltransferase/cytidyltransferase family protein produces MKHALFPGIWDLLHPGDLYALDWASKRCDHLTVAINIDPTIDDRTLEEPIESDIDRFVRLLCCKFVDSVVYYEGGQELETLFRSGYYNIAFISEDMRDTDTETHGVEKIYVPRLSDHSLEKLIERIAMRRKS; encoded by the coding sequence ATGAAACATGCTTTATTTCCAGGGATTTGGGATTTGTTGCATCCGGGCGATCTTTACGCTCTTGATTGGGCAAGTAAACGTTGCGATCATTTGACAGTCGCGATCAATATAGATCCAACGATTGATGACCGGACTTTAGAAGAACCTATTGAATCCGATATTGATAGGTTTGTTCGGCTGTTGTGTTGTAAATTCGTTGATAGTGTTGTCTATTATGAGGGTGGACAGGAGTTGGAAACCCTTTTTCGGTCTGGATATTACAATATCGCTTTTATTTCTGAGGATATGCGGGATACCGACACAGAGACGCATGGTGTGGAAAAAATTTATGTGCCGCGGTTAAGTGACCATTCATTGGAGAAACTCATCGAAAGAATAGCGATGCGACGGAAAAGTTAG
- a CDS encoding thermonuclease family protein, with product MKRILILFSILIGILLVGGIVFLFAESGDLPSYPSKLTSEKQVYDGDTLKDVRIQILDMGSGLKIPSTRRELWPGVFLTPQATIEVETDIRLSGIDTPEKRPLRKKRDGTPRSEKSRWNEKYAAAQSRLALLRLLKDNALEFTVSNPTIGKYAGRIVAGVSVDGVDAAQFLIENGNALPYDGGRKVELDWENLSGGKMKDGGQ from the coding sequence GTGAAGCGGATTTTAATTTTATTTTCCATATTAATTGGAATTTTGTTGGTCGGGGGCATCGTGTTTTTGTTTGCTGAATCTGGGGATTTGCCGTCGTACCCGTCGAAACTGACATCGGAGAAGCAGGTTTATGATGGGGATACGCTGAAAGATGTTCGTATCCAGATTCTTGATATGGGGTCGGGGTTGAAAATCCCGTCCACACGGAGGGAGCTCTGGCCGGGCGTTTTTTTGACACCACAGGCGACGATCGAAGTTGAGACGGATATCCGTCTCAGCGGCATTGACACGCCGGAGAAACGACCTTTGCGAAAGAAGCGGGATGGAACGCCCCGTTCCGAGAAGAGTCGCTGGAATGAGAAGTATGCGGCGGCGCAGTCGAGGCTCGCGCTCCTGAGGTTATTGAAAGATAATGCCCTTGAGTTTACTGTTTCAAATCCGACAATTGGTAAATATGCCGGTCGGATCGTCGCGGGTGTCAGTGTCGATGGTGTTGATGCGGCGCAATTCCTTATCGAGAACGGGAACGCTCTGCCTTATGACGGTGGGCGAAAGGTTGAACTCGATTGGGAGAATTTATCTGGTGGTAAGATGAAAGATGGCGGTCAGTAG